From Proteiniborus sp. MB09-C3, the proteins below share one genomic window:
- a CDS encoding helix-turn-helix transcriptional regulator: protein MAFNNKLYSLRKQRGLSQDDLGGKLNVSRQTISKWELSETTP, encoded by the coding sequence ATGGCGTTCAATAATAAATTATATTCCTTGAGAAAACAAAGAGGTTTATCTCAAGATGATTTAGGTGGCAAGTTAAATGTTTCAAGACAGACAATTTCTAAATGGGAACTTAGTGAAACCACACCATAA
- a CDS encoding GNAT family N-acetyltransferase: protein MIKLDSKEFKKITHLVKSQDELSVFSVINGESPGEIYVNNIDNPTAALIKTSECNLIAGSPNDEMFNSEVSTELDFWDQLVPDSCEWIEKIPTIHKNHFVRKYQRRHYVLSSDKFVDSNAPLKEGYTLEKVDISFLKEYSFENSEKVLEWAENWGDIDKFKKNGTGYLIRNDKVIASWSLSDCSFKKTIAIGIHTDERYRKNGFGKIAAAATIRDCFTKGYEKIDWLCVDSNKGSSATAEKLGFEFINRYCSFTSYPPIENLKDLSESEWHEWGEYLEDAAKTEERLIMECVYAYIKSNDVEKAINIMTNIKQKKIELDYLRFKDWIIKLQTCGMCSNFTEKTWINFLNENIHHND, encoded by the coding sequence GTGATTAAATTAGATAGTAAAGAATTTAAGAAAATAACCCATTTAGTTAAATCTCAAGATGAATTATCAGTATTTTCTGTTATCAATGGTGAAAGCCCTGGTGAGATATATGTAAACAACATTGATAATCCAACTGCAGCATTGATAAAAACTAGTGAGTGTAATTTAATTGCTGGTAGCCCAAATGATGAAATGTTTAATTCTGAGGTGTCTACAGAATTGGATTTTTGGGATCAATTAGTTCCTGATTCTTGTGAATGGATAGAGAAAATACCAACTATTCATAAAAATCATTTCGTTAGAAAATACCAAAGAAGGCATTATGTGTTATCTAGTGATAAATTTGTGGATAGTAATGCCCCTTTGAAAGAAGGGTATACATTAGAAAAAGTTGATATATCTTTCTTAAAAGAATACTCCTTTGAAAACTCAGAAAAAGTACTAGAATGGGCTGAAAATTGGGGTGACATTGATAAATTCAAAAAAAATGGCACAGGGTATTTAATACGTAATGACAAGGTAATTGCGAGTTGGTCATTAAGTGATTGTAGTTTTAAAAAGACAATTGCAATTGGAATACATACCGATGAAAGATATAGAAAAAATGGTTTCGGGAAAATAGCTGCTGCTGCAACTATTAGAGATTGTTTTACTAAAGGATACGAAAAAATTGATTGGCTTTGCGTAGATTCTAACAAAGGTTCAAGTGCAACTGCGGAAAAGTTGGGATTTGAATTTATTAATCGTTACTGTTCTTTCACTTCATATCCTCCAATTGAGAATTTAAAGGATTTATCTGAATCTGAATGGCACGAATGGGGCGAATATTTAGAAGATGCAGCTAAAACTGAAGAACGTTTGATAATGGAATGTGTTTATGCTTATATAAAATCTAATGATGTTGAAAAAGCTATTAATATTATGACAAATATTAAGCAGAAGAAAATTGAACTAGATTATTTAAGATTTAAAGACTGGATTATTAAACTTCAAACCTGTGGTATGTGTTCTAACTTTACTGAAAAAACTTGGATTAATTTTTTAAATGAAAATATTCATCATAATGATTAA
- a CDS encoding transposase — protein MSKYNKKDKIKAIRLIQNENYSIRAVSKELGISKSTIARWWNSYDIHGEASFSMNPRKYTGEFKIEVVKYMHNNHLSLDQVSALFGIPGTTTVQNWERIYNEEGEVGLLTERRGRSQNKV, from the coding sequence ATGAGCAAATATAATAAAAAAGATAAAATTAAAGCTATCAGATTAATTCAAAACGAAAATTATTCAATAAGAGCTGTTTCAAAAGAACTAGGTATTTCTAAATCTACCATTGCAAGATGGTGGAATAGCTATGATATTCATGGAGAAGCTAGCTTTTCTATGAATCCTAGAAAATATACTGGTGAATTTAAAATAGAAGTAGTAAAATATATGCATAATAACCATCTATCCCTAGACCAGGTATCTGCCCTGTTTGGAATACCAGGTACAACTACTGTTCAAAATTGGGAACGCATATATAATGAGGAAGGAGAAGTTGGTCTTTTAACTGAAAGACGTGGAAGATCACAAAACAAGGTATGA
- a CDS encoding IS3 family transposase, with amino-acid sequence MKRFDIPDKYEKIKEKIREIYDSSKGRYGYRRITMSLNSFGFVINHKTVQKLMKELNII; translated from the coding sequence ATGAAAAGATTCGACATACCAGATAAATATGAAAAAATTAAAGAAAAGATAAGGGAAATATATGATAGCAGTAAAGGTAGATACGGCTATAGAAGAATAACTATGTCCCTAAATAGCTTTGGCTTTGTAATTAATCACAAAACTGTACAAAAACTTATGAAAGAACTAAATATCATATGA
- a CDS encoding IS3 family transposase, with product MKKYKSYKGEVGEAAPNLLKRDFSAEKPNQKWVTDITEFSLFGEKLYLSPILDLFNGEIISYSITSRPHFGQVMEMLDIAFEKHKNLEGLTFHSDQGWQYRHKRYSYRLKQLGIKQSMSRKGNCLDNSVIENFFGLLKSELLYLQKFDDTDHFKRELIDYIEWYNKYRIKTKLKGLSPIQYRAQSLSVA from the coding sequence ATGAAAAAATATAAATCCTATAAAGGTGAAGTAGGAGAAGCAGCACCAAACCTATTGAAGAGAGATTTCTCAGCAGAAAAACCTAATCAAAAGTGGGTTACAGACATAACAGAGTTCTCACTATTCGGGGAAAAATTATACCTATCACCAATACTAGATTTGTTTAACGGAGAGATCATTAGTTATTCTATTACAAGTAGACCACACTTCGGGCAAGTAATGGAGATGCTTGATATTGCATTTGAAAAGCATAAAAACTTAGAAGGTTTAACATTTCACTCAGATCAAGGGTGGCAATACAGACACAAAAGATACAGTTATCGATTAAAACAACTAGGAATAAAGCAAAGTATGTCCAGAAAAGGAAACTGTTTGGACAATTCAGTAATTGAAAACTTTTTTGGTTTGTTAAAATCAGAATTACTATATCTTCAAAAATTTGATGATACAGATCACTTTAAGAGAGAACTAATAGATTACATAGAGTGGTATAATAAATACAGAATAAAGACCAAACTAAAAGGATTAAGCCCTATCCAATATAGAGCTCAATCCTTATCAGTAGCTTAA
- a CDS encoding GNAT family protein has translation MSKNPYEQFPHIVADEITLRKIVVSDLDSLFEIYSNEKLFQYSPLMLKKNKDTVANMIGHFERDFNKRKEIFLGICLNSEPNNIVGVAEIFDYSHDVNMITIGYRLNDRFWGKGIATKTVKAMTDYLFNDIGINRIQAFVMPENIKSQNVLQRNSFVKEGIIRQGYVWKGQGVVDLILYSLLKSDTTE, from the coding sequence TTGAGTAAAAATCCATATGAACAATTTCCACATATTGTAGCAGATGAAATAACATTAAGAAAAATTGTAGTTTCTGACCTTGACAGCCTTTTTGAAATATATAGCAATGAAAAGCTTTTTCAATACTCTCCTTTAATGCTTAAAAAGAATAAAGATACTGTTGCTAATATGATAGGACATTTTGAAAGAGATTTTAATAAAAGAAAAGAGATATTTCTTGGAATCTGCCTAAATAGTGAGCCTAACAATATTGTTGGTGTAGCTGAAATATTTGACTACTCTCATGATGTAAACATGATAACAATAGGTTACAGACTCAATGACAGATTTTGGGGTAAAGGAATCGCTACAAAAACTGTTAAGGCAATGACAGATTATCTCTTTAATGATATTGGCATTAACCGCATACAAGCCTTTGTTATGCCAGAAAATATTAAATCACAGAACGTATTACAAAGAAATAGTTTTGTTAAAGAGGGAATAATCAGGCAAGGGTATGTTTGGAAAGGTCAAGGTGTTGTTGATCTGATATTATATTCTTTATTGAAGTCTGACACTACAGAATAA
- a CDS encoding alpha/beta hydrolase, which yields MEKLRVRVNGTELEVNQYPRNGETIVFIHFSGGNLAQWNGVVPYFVNKYHIVTLDLRGHGKSEKVVDGYTLDNMAIDIIDVMNQLGIEKAHIVGSSLGGEIAVNLAAHFPERVQSIVAEGAIQNYFGENGVCDIAEKEIPNKKIELRTKRAKKNNPVFDSIVEKIEMAKQNYEQGGILWNQQIEEFEIYDSSETGDGKYTSACPKWVIDKYLEDFWDIKFEKYFENVICPVLMLPSEEEWKSKEIKAGIENFQKLLRSSQVVIIPGGSHAYVAFQYPLEFSKVIQAFHKEIGQY from the coding sequence ATGGAGAAATTGAGAGTTAGAGTTAATGGAACGGAATTAGAAGTGAATCAGTATCCTAGAAATGGAGAAACGATTGTGTTTATACATTTTTCAGGGGGAAACCTGGCACAATGGAATGGAGTTGTACCATATTTTGTTAATAAATATCACATAGTTACGTTGGACCTTAGAGGACATGGTAAGTCAGAGAAAGTAGTAGATGGATACACATTAGACAATATGGCAATAGATATTATAGATGTTATGAATCAATTAGGGATAGAGAAGGCACATATAGTGGGAAGTTCTTTAGGTGGGGAGATTGCAGTAAATCTGGCAGCACATTTTCCGGAAAGAGTACAGTCTATTGTAGCGGAAGGTGCGATTCAGAACTACTTTGGTGAAAATGGTGTGTGCGATATAGCAGAAAAAGAAATACCAAATAAAAAAATAGAACTGCGAACCAAAAGAGCAAAGAAAAACAATCCTGTTTTTGATTCAATAGTTGAAAAAATTGAGATGGCAAAGCAGAATTATGAGCAAGGCGGTATTCTGTGGAATCAGCAAATCGAAGAATTCGAAATATACGATAGTTCAGAAACAGGAGATGGGAAATATACATCTGCTTGTCCCAAATGGGTAATAGATAAATATTTAGAAGATTTTTGGGATATCAAATTCGAAAAGTACTTTGAAAACGTTATCTGCCCTGTTTTAATGCTACCGAGTGAAGAGGAATGGAAGTCGAAGGAGATAAAAGCAGGCATAGAAAACTTTCAAAAGCTTTTGAGGTCAAGTCAGGTTGTGATTATTCCTGGAGGGAGTCATGCATATGTTGCATTCCAGTATCCGCTAGAATTTAGCAAGGTGATTCAAGCGTTTCATAAGGAGATAGGGCAATATTAA
- a CDS encoding HAD family hydrolase yields MTEVRAIVFDLFETLLHDIKFDFDSGLYYLHENILSKYTDKVEFLEYAATYWKELYDKRSEDNSELAFEDELLDFKNKYGFKVDHPIEKILFNCVLEINTTELFNDTISTLEQLKLLGIPVYLLSNSIFKKNVMKKFINQYDLEKYFVNIHFSADYKIRKPHKDLFRIVFDDIKEHDASIEMEQVYFIGDNFEADILGAENFGFTPVFINRKQDTDINNKNFIEIKSLNELLEIIK; encoded by the coding sequence ATGACAGAAGTTAGAGCTATTGTTTTTGATTTATTTGAAACATTGCTTCATGATATTAAATTTGATTTTGATTCGGGTTTATATTATCTACATGAAAATATTTTGTCAAAATATACTGATAAAGTTGAATTTCTAGAGTATGCAGCTACATATTGGAAAGAACTTTATGATAAAAGAAGCGAGGATAATTCAGAATTAGCATTTGAAGATGAGCTTTTAGATTTTAAAAATAAATATGGCTTTAAAGTGGATCATCCAATAGAAAAAATTCTATTTAATTGTGTACTTGAAATAAATACCACCGAATTATTTAATGACACTATTTCTACCTTAGAGCAACTTAAGTTGTTAGGAATTCCAGTTTATTTGTTAAGCAACTCTATATTTAAAAAAAATGTAATGAAAAAATTCATTAACCAATATGATTTAGAAAAATATTTTGTTAATATACATTTTAGTGCAGATTATAAGATAAGGAAGCCACATAAAGATTTATTCAGAATTGTATTTGATGATATTAAAGAGCATGATGCTAGCATCGAAATGGAACAAGTTTACTTCATTGGAGATAACTTTGAAGCTGATATTCTTGGCGCTGAAAATTTTGGCTTTACACCGGTTTTTATAAACCGTAAACAAGATACTGATATTAATAACAAAAATTTTATTGAGATTAAATCGTTAAATGAATTATTGGAAATTATTAAATAA
- a CDS encoding peptidoglycan DD-metalloendopeptidase family protein, which yields MKQLRYNHLQCHSANLKVGERVKQGQVIGLVGNTGMGQYAPSL from the coding sequence ATAAAGCAGTTACGATATAATCATCTTCAATGTCATAGTGCAAATCTGAAGGTTGGAGAAAGGGTGAAACAAGGCCAAGTTATAGGGCTGGTAGGAAATACAGGTATGGGGCAGTACGCACCTTCACTTTGA
- a CDS encoding serine hydrolase domain-containing protein: MSINCKINEYMNAYTQLWTFSGAVVVADKGKVIFNKSYGMASIEHSAPNTIKTKYKIASLTKQITCVGIMILKERGLFSTQDSIRKFFPDYPELDERITIHHLMTHTSGLYNDFSVIDPYLIMGKCLLTQKEIFNLFKDMPLEFEPGEGWSYCFFGYYLLGVVIERVSGKSYIEFIKENIFEPLGMNSSGLDDYRDILPDKASGYYINGDRLICSEIDTMSAFSAGALYSTVTDMLLWDEALYNEKLVSKETMNEIFAPYKEEYGYGWFIDSNLNRKRVRHSGGNGFNHQFHRYIDDKVTILVLSNYGFSNSISINENIAKIVFGSTYCMPSKPKAYNLDLNVYDSSYAGIYEEEHFKYVFKRNEDNLYFIQEDKWVMPMYPISENAFHHTWVDKEYIFEKDEKGEIYFDGIKKNVK, encoded by the coding sequence ATGAGTATTAATTGCAAGATAAATGAATATATGAATGCATACACACAATTATGGACATTTAGTGGAGCGGTTGTAGTGGCAGATAAAGGTAAGGTTATTTTCAATAAAAGCTATGGTATGGCGAGCATAGAACACAGTGCTCCAAATACAATAAAAACAAAATATAAAATTGCTTCTCTTACGAAACAGATTACTTGCGTGGGTATAATGATTCTAAAAGAAAGAGGATTATTTAGCACTCAAGATAGTATTAGAAAGTTTTTTCCTGATTATCCTGAATTAGATGAAAGGATAACTATTCATCATTTAATGACACATACATCTGGACTATATAATGACTTTTCAGTTATAGACCCTTATCTTATAATGGGAAAATGTTTACTTACACAAAAGGAGATATTTAATCTCTTTAAAGATATGCCTCTAGAATTCGAACCAGGTGAAGGATGGAGTTATTGCTTTTTTGGATACTATTTACTAGGTGTTGTAATTGAAAGAGTTTCAGGAAAATCATATATCGAATTTATAAAGGAAAATATATTTGAGCCTTTAGGAATGAATAGTAGCGGTCTAGATGATTACAGGGATATTCTTCCTGATAAAGCCAGTGGATACTATATAAATGGAGATAGATTAATATGCTCCGAAATAGATACCATGAGTGCTTTTTCTGCAGGAGCACTTTATTCTACCGTTACCGATATGCTTTTATGGGATGAAGCTCTGTACAATGAAAAACTTGTCTCAAAAGAGACTATGAACGAGATTTTTGCACCATACAAAGAGGAATATGGGTATGGATGGTTTATAGATAGTAACCTTAATCGTAAAAGAGTTCGACATAGTGGTGGTAACGGATTTAATCACCAATTTCACAGGTATATAGATGATAAAGTTACTATCCTTGTATTAAGTAATTATGGATTTTCTAATTCTATTAGTATTAATGAAAATATAGCAAAAATAGTTTTTGGTAGCACTTATTGCATGCCTTCAAAGCCTAAGGCATATAACTTGGATTTAAATGTATATGATAGTAGTTATGCTGGCATATATGAGGAAGAGCATTTTAAATATGTATTTAAAAGGAATGAAGATAATCTGTACTTTATACAAGAAGACAAATGGGTAATGCCTATGTACCCAATATCAGAAAACGCGTTCCATCATACATGGGTAGACAAAGAATATATATTTGAAAAGGATGAAAAAGGAGAAATTTATTTTGATGGTATTAAGAAAAATGTTAAATAA
- a CDS encoding pyridoxamine 5'-phosphate oxidase family protein: MNKYENAMKLMEEYCGNGKDNLIALATIALSPNAVGNPRPAVRMVDAYYEDGAFYVSTDANKNKTLEIGKNNEVSICGLDLFVAQGTAENLGWVKDERNVEIRAKMKKIFTWFDAHGDEDNPDSIVLRITLTEGTITDNDKKYGEWQYKVDFAKKEVK; the protein is encoded by the coding sequence ATGAACAAGTATGAAAACGCGATGAAGCTTATGGAAGAATACTGTGGAAACGGAAAGGACAACCTTATTGCTCTTGCAACTATTGCATTGTCGCCGAACGCCGTCGGTAATCCCCGCCCCGCTGTCCGTATGGTTGATGCTTATTATGAAGACGGCGCGTTTTATGTTTCTACAGACGCGAATAAAAATAAAACGCTAGAAATTGGGAAAAACAACGAGGTTTCCATCTGTGGGTTAGACTTGTTTGTTGCTCAAGGAACGGCCGAAAATCTCGGTTGGGTAAAGGACGAGAGGAACGTGGAAATAAGAGCAAAGATGAAAAAAATCTTCACATGGTTCGATGCACATGGCGACGAAGACAACCCTGACTCAATCGTTCTGCGTATCACCCTTACGGAAGGAACAATAACTGATAACGACAAAAAATACGGTGAATGGCAGTATAAAGTTGACTTTGCGAAGAAAGAAGTGAAATAA
- a CDS encoding MerR family transcriptional regulator, which yields MNNLIKIKDVSSKYDITARTLRYYEDMGLLSSTRSDDYAYRMYDENAVRRLEQILILRKLNISIKDIQRVFNTPGSDVVLEVLGKKVQSIDDEVALLHELKEIVLDFIREIEQVNFADNSDIKLLYNKAKEIETQLISVDYIGKPSNVNRLIEIAEKLDKKIPDIMVVRIPEFKAVTCGNQPWGEMFKEGGYMYQLWQYCHLYKSVIFDCFDFLLSKNDKAEWICAVKDGVTNVDVSPFKLFDFPGGLYAMAVSIDEDNESIHKVEDKVRRWIESTNFELDKGRNVMFNMPYLYEDGRDIAYKDIEKGLGYKQMQRYFPIKLKEGI from the coding sequence ATGAACAACCTAATCAAAATCAAAGATGTATCAAGCAAATATGACATTACAGCCCGTACACTGCGTTATTATGAGGATATGGGATTGCTGTCCAGCACCCGAAGTGATGACTACGCATATAGAATGTACGACGAAAATGCTGTTAGGCGGCTTGAACAAATACTCATTTTACGTAAGCTGAATATTAGCATAAAAGACATTCAACGTGTTTTCAACACTCCCGGTTCCGATGTAGTTTTAGAAGTGCTGGGGAAAAAAGTACAGAGCATAGACGACGAGGTTGCGCTTTTGCATGAGTTGAAAGAAATCGTGCTGGATTTTATACGCGAAATCGAACAAGTGAACTTTGCAGACAACTCCGACATAAAACTGCTGTATAACAAGGCTAAAGAGATTGAAACACAGTTGATAAGCGTTGACTATATCGGCAAGCCCTCCAATGTAAACCGCTTGATTGAAATAGCGGAAAAATTAGATAAAAAAATTCCTGATATAATGGTTGTCAGGATACCGGAATTCAAAGCGGTAACGTGCGGCAACCAACCGTGGGGGGAAATGTTCAAAGAAGGAGGATATATGTACCAATTGTGGCAGTATTGTCATTTGTATAAGAGTGTGATTTTCGATTGTTTTGATTTCTTGCTGTCTAAAAATGACAAGGCTGAATGGATATGTGCCGTTAAAGATGGTGTTACAAATGTGGATGTAAGCCCTTTTAAATTATTCGATTTTCCGGGAGGCTTATACGCTATGGCAGTCAGTATTGACGAAGATAACGAGAGCATACATAAAGTGGAAGATAAAGTTCGCCGATGGATTGAAAGCACGAATTTTGAGCTTGACAAAGGCCGCAATGTTATGTTCAATATGCCTTATTTATATGAAGATGGAAGAGATATTGCCTATAAAGACATAGAAAAGGGACTTGGCTATAAACAAATGCAAAGATATTTTCCCATTAAGCTAAAGGAAGGAATATAA
- the rlmH gene encoding 23S rRNA (pseudouridine(1915)-N(3))-methyltransferase RlmH has protein sequence MKIRIVSVGRIKEKFMQDGIKEYSKRLSRYCNLEIIEVEDEKAPENLSDKEMEQIKNKEGEKLLSKIPANSFIISLEIQGKQLSSEELSEKIESLMVEGINDITFIIGGSLGLSKEISQKSSFKLSFSKMTFPHQLMRMILLEQIYRGFRIMKGEPYHK, from the coding sequence ATGAAGATTCGTATCGTCTCTGTTGGAAGAATAAAAGAAAAGTTTATGCAAGATGGAATAAAGGAATATTCAAAACGGCTATCAAGATACTGTAATCTTGAGATTATAGAAGTAGAAGATGAAAAAGCTCCAGAGAATTTAAGCGATAAAGAAATGGAGCAGATTAAAAATAAAGAAGGAGAAAAGCTCCTATCAAAAATCCCTGCCAATTCATTTATAATATCTCTAGAAATTCAAGGCAAACAACTATCCTCGGAAGAACTCTCAGAAAAAATAGAATCCCTAATGGTAGAAGGAATAAACGACATAACCTTTATCATAGGGGGTTCCCTAGGTCTCTCAAAAGAAATATCCCAAAAAAGTAGCTTCAAACTATCCTTTTCCAAAATGACCTTCCCTCACCAGCTTATGAGGATGATTTTATTAGAACAAATATATAGAGGGTTTAGGATAATGAAGGGGGAACCGTACCACAAATGA
- the surE gene encoding 5'/3'-nucleotidase SurE produces the protein MRLLLVNDDGIDAIGIQALAKEFEKDYELVIVAPEGQRSAASHSITLSKPILVKKLDIPGIESKAYSISGSPADCVRVALDKLVEEPVDVVLSGINLGLNIGTDVLYSGTVSAAIEGNLYKIPSMAFSCEMGKEPNCFETAAKHAKSIFEKVKEDLIKNNIVLNVNFPCIKEEDIKGIKVCKIGGIVYDYYFVENKNGEDEITLAIEGRHKEEKEEETDRFYLKEGYITVTPLHYDLTNYELMKKVKNWL, from the coding sequence ATGAGGTTACTCTTAGTAAATGATGATGGAATTGATGCTATAGGTATTCAAGCATTGGCTAAGGAATTTGAAAAGGATTATGAACTAGTAATAGTTGCACCAGAAGGACAAAGAAGCGCTGCCAGTCATTCAATTACTCTTTCAAAGCCTATTTTAGTAAAAAAGCTAGATATCCCAGGCATCGAATCAAAGGCCTACAGTATATCTGGCTCCCCAGCAGATTGTGTGAGGGTTGCATTAGATAAACTGGTAGAAGAACCTGTAGATGTGGTACTATCAGGAATAAATTTAGGATTAAATATTGGAACGGATGTACTATACTCAGGTACAGTATCAGCGGCTATTGAGGGGAACTTGTATAAGATTCCATCCATGGCTTTTTCATGTGAGATGGGAAAAGAGCCTAATTGCTTCGAGACAGCTGCCAAACATGCCAAAAGTATATTTGAAAAAGTAAAAGAAGATTTGATTAAGAACAATATAGTTCTTAACGTAAATTTCCCATGCATAAAAGAAGAGGATATAAAAGGAATTAAGGTATGTAAAATAGGTGGAATTGTCTACGATTACTATTTTGTTGAAAATAAAAATGGTGAAGATGAAATAACATTAGCAATTGAAGGCAGACATAAAGAAGAAAAGGAAGAAGAAACAGACAGATTTTATTTGAAAGAAGGATATATAACTGTTACTCCTTTACACTATGACTTAACAAATTATGAATTAATGAAAAAAGTAAAGAATTGGCTATAA
- a CDS encoding CxxH/CxxC protein encodes MYVVCNDHLEIAIEEFVETYEQSPDIYELDQVSFTDWTSPHSCEFCDRHPKYLVV; translated from the coding sequence ATGTATGTAGTTTGTAATGATCATTTAGAAATTGCCATAGAGGAATTCGTAGAGACATATGAGCAGTCTCCGGATATTTATGAGCTTGACCAAGTAAGCTTTACTGACTGGACAAGTCCACATTCTTGCGAGTTTTGCGACAGACATCCAAAGTATCTAGTAGTATAA
- a CDS encoding MBL fold metallo-hydrolase → MRFCSLASGSSGNCQYLETDRVKLLIDAGLSGKRIQEALISIEVDPSTINGILVTHEHKDHIHGIGILSRRFNIPIYTNEKTWSNMKPDIGEVKEEHIIIFDTDKFFEIQGLNIHPFKVSHDAIEPVGYSFYYGSTKISLVTDTGYVSEEVKENIKNSHLLLIESNHDVEMLKVGKYPWYLKKRILSEHGHLSNDDAGKLLAEVLCGKNECILLGHLSKENNFPELAYQTVANILTEKGINVNKDISLDLTYRDRPSKVYNF, encoded by the coding sequence GTGAGATTTTGTTCGCTAGCAAGTGGAAGCAGTGGAAATTGCCAATATTTGGAGACAGATAGGGTTAAGTTATTGATAGATGCGGGTCTTAGCGGAAAAAGGATTCAAGAAGCACTTATTTCTATAGAAGTGGACCCAAGTACAATTAATGGAATATTAGTTACTCATGAGCATAAGGATCATATTCATGGTATAGGGATTTTATCAAGGAGATTTAACATACCAATATATACAAATGAGAAAACTTGGTCAAATATGAAGCCTGATATAGGAGAGGTAAAGGAAGAGCATATAATCATATTCGATACAGATAAATTTTTTGAAATACAGGGATTAAATATACATCCCTTTAAGGTGTCTCATGATGCTATTGAACCAGTGGGATACAGCTTTTATTATGGAAGCACTAAGATTAGCTTAGTAACAGATACTGGATACGTAAGCGAAGAGGTAAAGGAAAATATTAAAAATTCTCATCTATTATTAATAGAATCTAATCATGATGTTGAAATGCTTAAGGTAGGAAAATATCCTTGGTATCTTAAAAAAAGAATTCTAAGTGAGCACGGACATCTTTCTAACGATGATGCTGGAAAGCTTTTAGCAGAAGTATTATGTGGAAAAAATGAGTGTATACTATTAGGTCACTTAAGTAAGGAAAATAACTTTCCAGAATTAGCATACCAAACTGTGGCCAATATTCTTACTGAGAAAGGAATCAATGTAAATAAGGATATAAGCTTAGATCTAACTTATAGAGACAGACCATCTAAAGTCTATAATTTTTAA